From a single Melospiza georgiana isolate bMelGeo1 chromosome 5, bMelGeo1.pri, whole genome shotgun sequence genomic region:
- the PCGF1 gene encoding polycomb group RING finger protein 1 → MASPPQGGPMAIAMRLRNQLQAVYKMDPLRNEEEVKVKMKELNEHIVCFLCAGYFIDATTITECLHTFCKSCIVKYLQTSKYCPMCNTKIHETQPLLNLKLDRVMQDIVYKLVPGLQHSEEKRIREFYQSRGLDRVTQPSGDDTVGGDPMGLPYSTFDHSRAHYFRYDEHVSLCLEKLSSSKDKSKAMLQQKYVRCSVRAQIRHLRRVLCHRLGLSLQHVQILFDNEPLPDHMTMKQLWLSRWFGKPAPLLLHYSIKDKRR, encoded by the exons ATGGCGTCGCCTCCTCAGGGGGGCCCGATGGCCATCGCCATGCGGCTGCGGAACCAGCTCCAGGCCGTCTACAAGATGGACCCGCTGCGGAACGAG GAGGAGGTGAAGGTGAAGATGAAGGAGCTGAACGAGCACATCGTGTGTTTCCTGTGCGCCGGCTACTTCATCGACGCCACCACCATCACCGAGTGCCTGCACACCT tctGCAAGAGCTGCATTGTGAAGTACCTGCAGACCAGCAAGTACTGCCCCATGTGCAACACCAAGATCCACGAGACGCAGCCGCTGCTCAACCTCAAACTGGACAGGGTCATGCAGGACATCGTCTACAAGCTGGTGCCAGGCCTGCAGCACA GTGAGGAGAAGCGGATCCGGGAGTTCTACCAGTCCCGAGGCCTCGACCGggtgacgcagcccagcggtGACG ACACGGTGGGGGGTGACCCCATGGGGCTCCCCTACAGCACCTTTGACCACTCGCGCGCTCACTATTTCCGCTACGACGAGCACGTCTCGCTCTGCCTGGAGAAACTGAG ctccagcaaggaCAAGAGCAAGGCCATGCTGCAG CAGAAATACGTGAGGTGCTCGGTGAGGGCACAGATCCGACACCTGCGGAGGGTCCTGTGCCACcgcctggggctgtccctgcagcac GTGCAGATCCTGTTTGACAACGAGCCCCTCCCCGACCACATGACAAtgaagcagctctggctctcaCGCTGGTTTGGCAAG CCTGCGCCCCTCCTGCTGCACTACAGCATCAAGGACAAGAGGAGGTAG